From one Candidatus Hydrogenedentota bacterium genomic stretch:
- a CDS encoding O-acetyl-ADP-ribose deacetylase: MPRARIEIVEGDLTRQHVDAIVNAANESLLGGGGVDGAIHRAGGPAILEACRKLHGCATGDAKITTGGNLPAKHVIHTVGPIFRGGQQGEPELLARCHRRSLEVALENALKTIAFPAISCGVYGYPIPEAAWIALGTVASVLESHGEIELVRFVLFGSATHRAFLQAYERL, from the coding sequence ATGCCCCGTGCCCGAATCGAAATTGTCGAAGGCGACTTAACCCGCCAACACGTCGACGCGATTGTCAACGCCGCCAACGAAAGCCTCCTCGGCGGGGGCGGTGTTGACGGTGCAATTCACCGCGCGGGCGGTCCCGCCATTCTGGAGGCCTGTCGCAAGCTCCACGGCTGCGCGACTGGAGACGCCAAGATCACCACGGGGGGCAATCTGCCCGCGAAACACGTTATTCACACCGTGGGGCCGATTTTTCGCGGCGGCCAGCAGGGCGAACCCGAGCTGCTTGCCCGCTGCCATCGTCGCAGTCTCGAGGTCGCCCTTGAAAACGCTCTCAAGACCATCGCCTTCCCGGCCATCAGTTGCGGCGTGTATGGCTATCCCATTCCAGAAGCGGCATGGATCGCCCTGGGCACGGTTGCCAGCGTTCTGGAGAGCCACGGGGAAATTGAACTCGTCCGCTTCGTCCTCTTTGGCAGCGCGACCCATCGGGCTTTTCTTCAGGCATATGAAAGGCTCTGA
- a CDS encoding aldo/keto reductase, translating into MRSIDRRTFMKTSAGAFAASLMYSGASRAEVKALTATTTRTLGKTGITTTLLGMGTGTVSWNKDSAQIRAGKDVFVDTLIHAHEQGIRYFDLADMYGSHPYMAEAKKKAGMKRDELTLLTKTTSKTAEETQADVERFLKEAETDYLDIVLLHCMTEGNWNETLAPCMEVLSKAKEKGQIRALGVSCHNLDAMKTAASLDWVDIMLNRINPYGVKMDGTPEEVTAVLKTAHDNGKGMIGMKILGEGQIADKIDSSLSFVMGLGCIDAFNIGFLNKGEVDDTIKRVAMAS; encoded by the coding sequence ATGCGCTCCATCGACCGCCGCACTTTCATGAAGACTTCGGCCGGGGCTTTCGCCGCCTCTTTAATGTATTCAGGCGCCAGCCGTGCCGAAGTGAAGGCCCTCACCGCCACCACCACCCGCACCCTGGGCAAGACCGGCATCACCACGACGCTCCTCGGCATGGGGACGGGGACCGTGTCCTGGAACAAGGACTCCGCACAGATTCGTGCGGGCAAGGATGTCTTCGTGGATACGCTGATCCATGCGCACGAACAGGGCATCCGCTATTTTGACCTGGCGGACATGTACGGCTCCCACCCGTACATGGCGGAAGCCAAGAAGAAGGCGGGGATGAAGCGCGACGAATTGACCTTGCTGACCAAGACCACCAGCAAGACCGCCGAAGAGACCCAGGCCGATGTGGAGCGCTTTCTGAAGGAGGCGGAAACGGACTATCTCGATATTGTGCTGCTTCATTGCATGACGGAAGGCAATTGGAACGAGACCCTCGCGCCATGCATGGAAGTATTGTCCAAGGCCAAGGAAAAGGGTCAGATCCGTGCTCTGGGCGTCTCCTGCCACAATCTGGATGCCATGAAGACCGCGGCCTCCCTCGACTGGGTTGATATCATGCTGAATCGTATCAACCCCTACGGCGTGAAGATGGACGGAACCCCGGAGGAAGTCACCGCAGTACTGAAAACTGCCCACGACAATGGCAAGGGCATGATCGGAATGAAGATCCTGGGCGAAGGACAAATCGCCGACAAGATCGACAGCAGTCTCAGCTTCGTGATGGGACTCGGCTGCATCGATGCCTTCAACATCGGCTTCCT
- a CDS encoding heparinase II/III family protein, with protein MTYCRHSLHRRLRACFNRFDIGLSPNFLRISRSIGTIMKPLQSTLLRLGMLLLLWSVPIAPARGVESDPLATLKPGHPRLLLDDAALAALKVRTRDDPAFERMWAQVQDQALTYQQAPALKHELKGPRLLAVSRDCLDRVYALAFAWRWTRDEAYAGAAIANLKTVCAFPDWNPSHFLDVAEMTHAVAIGYDWLYDAMDEPTRTEIRAGLIRHGLEAGVAAYAGDAWWVGSEFNWNQVCNSGLLIGALAVAETDPDYARSFVPKAVTSLPIALASYGPEGVWSEGPAYWHYATRYTAYGIAALRSALGTDFGLGETPGLRETAWFPLLTTGPTGLLLNFADCSQNSLRKPMPALFWLAKTYDLPAVASLEHAMLEMEPAEALHLIWYVPKPAGASAAPPRDRVFRGSVPVAVTRSDWEDPDALFVGVKGGYNQVNHGHLDLGNFEMDALGVRWARDLGSDDYNLPGYFDRKPGGQRWTYYRNSSQSHNVPLIDGQGQDHSGKADITRAGSNAGCAFAILDLSGAYSAQTHSVARGVAAIANRRALIVQDEFSLKAPASITWGMTTDAAITISEPGAATLVQNGKRLEARILSPENAIFTTESAEQAEPQRTNKGVSRLIATVPPGAESVTLSILLRPEWPGENEIPIPDVRPLERWDGIWNQ; from the coding sequence ATGACGTATTGCCGCCACAGCTTGCACCGGCGCCTCCGGGCCTGCTTTAATCGCTTCGACATCGGGCTTTCCCCGAATTTCCTGCGAATCTCCCGGAGCATCGGCACCATCATGAAACCTCTGCAATCCACACTGCTTCGACTAGGCATGCTGCTCCTGCTCTGGAGTGTCCCGATAGCGCCGGCCCGAGGTGTGGAGAGCGATCCGCTTGCGACGCTGAAACCGGGCCATCCGAGGCTACTCCTGGATGATGCGGCGCTGGCGGCCCTGAAGGTGCGGACCCGGGACGACCCAGCCTTCGAGCGCATGTGGGCCCAGGTTCAGGATCAGGCCCTGACCTACCAGCAGGCCCCGGCACTCAAGCATGAACTCAAAGGCCCCCGGCTCCTGGCGGTCAGCCGCGATTGTCTGGATCGGGTCTATGCACTGGCCTTCGCCTGGCGCTGGACCCGCGACGAAGCCTATGCCGGAGCGGCCATCGCCAATCTCAAGACCGTTTGCGCTTTCCCGGACTGGAATCCGTCCCATTTCCTCGACGTGGCCGAGATGACCCATGCGGTGGCTATCGGCTATGACTGGCTCTATGACGCGATGGATGAACCCACGCGCACCGAAATCAGGGCTGGACTCATCCGCCATGGCCTTGAGGCGGGCGTGGCGGCCTACGCCGGTGATGCGTGGTGGGTCGGATCGGAGTTCAACTGGAATCAGGTTTGCAACAGCGGTTTGCTGATCGGCGCTCTGGCCGTTGCCGAAACCGATCCCGACTACGCCCGTTCCTTCGTTCCCAAAGCAGTGACCTCCCTGCCGATCGCGCTGGCCTCCTACGGGCCGGAAGGGGTCTGGAGCGAAGGGCCGGCCTATTGGCACTACGCCACACGCTACACCGCCTACGGCATTGCCGCGCTCCGCTCCGCCCTGGGGACCGACTTCGGGCTGGGTGAGACGCCCGGACTTCGAGAAACGGCCTGGTTCCCGCTCCTCACGACCGGGCCAACCGGCCTCCTGCTGAATTTCGCGGATTGCAGCCAGAACAGCCTGCGCAAGCCGATGCCGGCCCTTTTCTGGCTCGCAAAGACCTACGACCTGCCCGCGGTGGCTTCTCTGGAGCACGCGATGCTGGAGATGGAACCCGCCGAGGCGTTGCACCTGATCTGGTATGTGCCGAAGCCGGCGGGCGCCTCCGCCGCGCCGCCCCGAGACCGGGTCTTCCGGGGTAGTGTGCCCGTGGCGGTAACGCGAAGCGACTGGGAAGATCCCGATGCGCTGTTTGTCGGGGTGAAAGGAGGCTATAATCAGGTCAATCACGGCCATCTGGATCTGGGCAACTTCGAGATGGACGCACTGGGGGTGCGCTGGGCACGGGACCTCGGGTCGGACGACTACAACCTGCCGGGGTATTTTGATCGGAAACCCGGAGGCCAGCGATGGACCTACTACCGCAATAGTTCTCAGAGTCACAATGTACCCCTGATCGACGGCCAGGGTCAGGACCATTCAGGCAAGGCGGACATCACCCGCGCGGGGAGCAACGCGGGCTGTGCCTTTGCCATCCTCGACCTCAGCGGCGCCTACTCGGCCCAAACCCATTCCGTGGCGCGGGGCGTCGCGGCCATCGCGAATCGGAGAGCCCTGATCGTGCAGGACGAATTCTCGCTGAAGGCGCCTGCCTCAATCACGTGGGGCATGACGACGGATGCGGCGATTACCATTTCAGAACCGGGAGCCGCCACATTGGTCCAGAACGGAAAACGTCTCGAGGCCCGCATTCTCTCTCCGGAAAACGCGATCTTCACGACGGAATCGGCGGAGCAAGCCGAACCGCAGCGAACCAACAAGGGGGTAAGCCGATTGATCGCCACCGTTCCTCCGGGCGCGGAATCCGTCACCCTCTCGATCTTGCTGCGCCCGGAATGGCCGGGCGAAAATGAAATCCCGATTCCCGATGTTCGACCGCTGGAACGGTGGGACGGAATCTGGAACCAATGA